In a single window of the Nocardioides sp. L-11A genome:
- a CDS encoding helix-turn-helix transcriptional regulator, with amino-acid sequence MSPLDPERLRTLTLLRRVRDRIDREYARPLDVEALARDVHMSAGHLSREFKKAYGEPPYSYLMTRRIERAMALLRRGDLSVTDICFEVGFSSLGTFSTRFTELVGVPPSAYRDDVPELEDGAAEPPSCVTKKVTRPVRRGGAQTSPDLPASVRNREAPRFGTPLA; translated from the coding sequence GTGAGCCCTCTCGATCCCGAGCGCCTGCGCACCCTCACCCTGCTGAGGCGGGTGCGCGACCGGATCGACCGCGAGTACGCCCGGCCGCTGGACGTCGAGGCGCTGGCACGCGATGTGCACATGTCGGCCGGTCATCTGAGCCGCGAGTTCAAGAAGGCCTATGGTGAGCCGCCGTACTCCTACCTGATGACCCGGCGGATCGAACGGGCGATGGCTCTGCTGCGGCGCGGCGACCTGAGCGTGACCGACATCTGCTTCGAGGTGGGCTTCTCGTCGCTGGGCACGTTCAGCACCCGTTTCACCGAGCTGGTGGGCGTGCCGCCGAGCGCCTACCGCGACGACGTCCCCGAGCTCGAGGACGGCGCGGCCGAGCCGCCGTCGTGCGTGACGAAGAAGGTCACGCGACCGGTCCGGCGCGGCGGCGCGCAGACCAGTCCGGACCTGCCGGCATCGGTCAGGAATCGAGAAGCACCCCGGTTCGGCACGCCGCTAGCGTGA
- a CDS encoding VOC family protein, whose amino-acid sequence MDISIQHSFLPQTDPEASLAFYRDVLGFELLNDVGYGDMRWLTVAPKGQSAPSVVLCPPTADPGITEDEKKVIAEMMAKGTYATLVLSTPDLDGTFERIQATGAEVIQEPIDQPYGVRDCAFRDPAGNHVRINQAV is encoded by the coding sequence ATGGACATCAGCATTCAGCACAGCTTCCTCCCGCAGACCGACCCGGAGGCCTCGCTGGCCTTCTACCGTGACGTGCTCGGCTTCGAGCTGCTCAACGACGTCGGGTACGGCGACATGCGGTGGCTCACCGTCGCCCCGAAGGGCCAGTCCGCCCCGTCGGTCGTGCTCTGCCCACCGACGGCGGACCCGGGCATCACCGAGGACGAGAAGAAGGTGATCGCCGAGATGATGGCGAAGGGCACCTACGCCACCCTCGTCCTCAGCACGCCCGACCTCGACGGCACCTTCGAACGGATCCAGGCGACCGGCGCCGAGGTGATCCAGGAGCCGATCGACCAGCCGTACGGCGTGCGCGACTGCGCGTTCCGCGACCCGGCCGGCAACCACGTCCGCATCAACCAGGCGGTCTGA
- a CDS encoding pyridoxamine 5'-phosphate oxidase family protein encodes MPPSDPPPARDRATRQTDARALLATPEIDVWVATASAAGVPHLVPVSLAWVGERVVIAVEGGSITARNLTASGVARLGVGPTRDVVMIDAVLDRSVPVDEDPALGEAYAGRADWDPRGLAGYVFLVLRPERIQAWRESNEMAGRTILRAGAWLS; translated from the coding sequence GTGCCCCCGTCCGACCCGCCGCCCGCCCGCGACCGCGCCACCCGGCAGACCGACGCCCGGGCGCTGCTGGCCACGCCGGAGATCGACGTCTGGGTCGCGACGGCCTCCGCCGCCGGCGTACCCCACCTCGTGCCGGTGTCCCTCGCCTGGGTGGGGGAGCGGGTCGTGATCGCGGTCGAGGGCGGTTCGATCACCGCGCGCAACCTGACCGCCTCCGGTGTCGCGCGCCTGGGCGTCGGCCCCACGCGCGACGTCGTCATGATCGACGCGGTCCTCGATCGGTCGGTGCCGGTCGACGAGGATCCCGCACTGGGCGAGGCCTACGCCGGCCGGGCCGACTGGGACCCGCGCGGCCTGGCGGGCTATGTGTTCCTCGTGCTCCGGCCCGAGCGGATCCAGGCCTGGCGGGAGTCCAACGAGATGGCCGGCCGCACGATCCTGCGCGCGGGCGCCTGGCTCAGCTGA
- the helR gene encoding RNA polymerase recycling motor ATPase HelR, which yields MGADELTDATTRAFDLQDHPSKDTPALVADDEAHFAAIGASLERTVAELEERLADVRRQPGGTGQEAMDRDLEVHRLSGRLKALRRYRLDLCLGRMVAADGETVHVGRFGLTDADGRRLLVDWRSPAAEPFFGATHGDPMGLMSRRRYRWTDGRVSDYWDEVFTAAALDDAAGSAALDDQSAFVASLGSSRSARMRDVLATIQADQDAIVRAGSRGTLVVDGGPGTGKTVVALHRAAYLLYADPRLGDGRGGVLFVGPHEPYLAYVSDVLPSLGEEGVRTCTVRDLVAEGRHAVAETDPEVARLKADVALVGAIEPAVRLYEEPPAEGMVVETEWSEVWLGAGDWAEAFGAPDPGTPHNEARDQVWEALLDILVDKHDAVDASPEQLRRSLRRNGELVEALTRAWPMIEPTDLVGDLWEVPAYLRHCAPWLTPDEVRTLRRTGPQVWTVADLPLLDLARARLGDPDAARARRRQEAEAAAEREEMDRVVDHLVASDDSDLMIMSMLRGADLRGALATGAAAPAADPGRYAGPFAHVVVDEAQELTDAEWQMLVRRCPSRSFTVVGDRAQARHGFTEAWSERLERVGLPDAELASLTVNYRTPAEVMAAAEPVIRQVLPDANVPTSIRSTGVPVRYGERSELPGIIETWLAEHDEGVAAVIGEPGFVGTARVRSLRPEHAKGLEFDLVVLVAPGHFGTGTEGAVDRYVAMTRATQRLVVLS from the coding sequence ATGGGAGCTGATGAATTGACCGACGCGACGACCCGCGCGTTCGACCTGCAGGACCACCCCTCCAAAGACACCCCCGCGCTCGTGGCCGATGACGAGGCCCACTTCGCGGCGATCGGTGCCAGCCTCGAGCGCACCGTGGCCGAGCTCGAGGAACGCCTCGCCGACGTACGCCGGCAGCCGGGCGGGACCGGGCAGGAGGCGATGGACCGCGACCTCGAGGTGCACCGGCTCAGCGGCCGACTCAAGGCGCTGCGCCGCTATCGCCTCGACCTGTGCCTGGGCCGGATGGTGGCGGCCGACGGCGAGACCGTCCACGTCGGTCGCTTCGGCCTGACCGACGCCGACGGTCGGCGCCTCCTCGTCGACTGGCGCTCGCCGGCCGCCGAGCCCTTCTTCGGTGCCACCCACGGCGACCCGATGGGGCTGATGAGCAGACGTCGCTACCGGTGGACCGACGGCCGGGTGAGCGACTACTGGGACGAGGTCTTCACCGCCGCCGCCCTGGACGACGCGGCAGGCAGCGCCGCCCTCGACGACCAGTCCGCGTTCGTGGCAAGCCTCGGCAGCAGCCGGTCGGCTCGGATGCGCGACGTGCTCGCCACGATCCAGGCCGACCAGGACGCCATCGTCCGGGCCGGCTCCCGCGGCACGCTGGTCGTCGACGGCGGCCCGGGCACCGGGAAGACGGTGGTCGCGCTGCACCGCGCCGCCTACCTCCTGTACGCCGACCCGCGGCTCGGCGACGGGCGCGGGGGCGTGCTGTTCGTCGGTCCCCACGAGCCCTATCTCGCCTACGTCTCCGACGTGCTGCCGAGCCTCGGCGAGGAGGGCGTGCGGACCTGCACCGTGCGGGACCTCGTCGCCGAGGGCCGCCACGCCGTCGCCGAGACCGACCCGGAGGTGGCCCGGCTCAAGGCCGACGTCGCCCTGGTCGGCGCGATCGAGCCGGCGGTCCGGCTCTACGAGGAGCCGCCCGCGGAGGGCATGGTCGTCGAGACGGAGTGGTCGGAGGTGTGGCTCGGGGCGGGCGATTGGGCCGAGGCCTTTGGGGCGCCCGACCCCGGCACACCCCACAACGAGGCGCGCGACCAGGTCTGGGAGGCGTTGCTCGACATCCTCGTCGACAAGCACGACGCCGTCGACGCATCGCCGGAGCAGCTGCGGCGCTCCCTGCGCCGCAACGGCGAGCTGGTGGAGGCGCTGACCCGGGCCTGGCCGATGATCGAGCCGACCGACCTGGTGGGCGACCTGTGGGAGGTCCCGGCCTACCTGCGTCACTGCGCACCCTGGCTCACCCCGGACGAGGTCCGCACGCTACGGCGTACCGGGCCCCAGGTGTGGACCGTCGCGGACCTACCGCTCCTCGATCTCGCGCGCGCCCGGCTGGGCGACCCGGACGCGGCCCGGGCCCGGCGGCGGCAGGAGGCCGAGGCGGCGGCGGAGCGGGAGGAGATGGATCGCGTCGTGGACCATCTGGTCGCCTCCGACGACTCCGACCTGATGATCATGTCGATGCTCCGCGGCGCCGACCTGCGCGGCGCGCTCGCGACGGGCGCCGCGGCACCGGCTGCCGATCCCGGCCGCTACGCGGGGCCGTTCGCTCACGTGGTGGTCGACGAGGCGCAGGAGCTGACCGACGCGGAGTGGCAGATGCTGGTGCGCCGCTGCCCGTCGCGCAGCTTCACCGTCGTGGGCGATCGCGCCCAGGCCCGGCACGGCTTCACCGAGGCCTGGAGCGAGCGCCTGGAGCGGGTCGGCCTGCCCGACGCCGAGCTCGCCTCGCTCACCGTCAACTACCGCACCCCGGCCGAGGTGATGGCGGCCGCCGAGCCCGTGATCCGGCAGGTGCTGCCCGACGCCAACGTGCCGACGTCGATCCGGAGCACCGGCGTTCCCGTCCGGTACGGCGAGCGCAGCGAGCTACCCGGGATCATCGAGACCTGGCTGGCCGAACACGACGAGGGCGTCGCCGCGGTCATCGGCGAGCCAGGCTTCGTGGGCACTGCCCGGGTCCGGTCGCTGCGCCCCGAGCACGCCAAGGGCCTGGAGTTCGACCTCGTCGTGCTCGTGGCACCGGGCCACTTCGGGACCGGGACCGAGGGCGCCGTCGACCGCTATGTCGCGATGACCCGCGCCACCCAGCGCCTGGTGGTGCTCAGCTGA
- a CDS encoding VOC family protein translates to MSRDLQITFDCHDPRTLSSFWRDVLGYVHPGPPGVPLPPGADPLAAWDSFLERIGVPEAARNTRSAIEDPDGSGPRVFFQQVPEGKSVKNRVHLDVRAAPGLAGEERMAALEAECDRLVALGATRLARHEPAPPMGAGHLVLADPEGNEFCLD, encoded by the coding sequence ATGAGCCGCGACCTCCAGATCACCTTCGACTGCCACGACCCACGCACCCTGTCCTCGTTCTGGCGCGACGTCCTGGGCTACGTCCACCCCGGGCCGCCCGGCGTCCCGCTCCCTCCCGGCGCTGACCCGCTCGCCGCCTGGGACTCGTTCCTGGAGCGGATCGGGGTGCCGGAGGCGGCGCGCAACACCCGCTCGGCGATCGAGGATCCCGACGGCTCCGGGCCGCGGGTGTTCTTCCAGCAGGTTCCCGAGGGCAAGTCCGTCAAGAACCGCGTGCACCTCGACGTCCGCGCCGCGCCCGGTCTGGCGGGGGAGGAGCGGATGGCCGCCCTCGAGGCCGAGTGCGACCGCCTCGTGGCGCTCGGCGCGACCCGGCTGGCCCGGCACGAGCCCGCGCCGCCGATGGGCGCGGGGCACCTGGTGCTGGCCGACCCGGAGGGCAACGAGTTCTGCCTCGACTGA
- a CDS encoding SDR family oxidoreductase has translation MQRRLAVVTGGSRGIGAATARMLAGSGWNVLLTYQSDHAAARVVVGDCRASGAWADAIALDVSDESAVESAFAALPDDAGPLRGLVNNAGIVAPTATVAELRADRIRRVLEVNVLGSLLCSREAVLRMSTDRGGAGGAVVNVSSRAAVLGAPGEYVDYAASKAALDAVTRGLAVETAGQGIRVNSVRLGLIDTEIHARNGEPTRLARLAPAVPMGRPGTTAEAAAAICWLLDDASSYTTGAVLDVAGGR, from the coding sequence ATGCAACGACGTCTGGCGGTGGTGACGGGCGGCAGCCGGGGGATCGGCGCGGCGACGGCGCGGATGCTGGCGGGCTCCGGGTGGAACGTGCTCCTGACCTATCAGTCCGATCACGCCGCCGCCCGTGTCGTGGTCGGGGACTGCCGGGCATCCGGGGCGTGGGCCGACGCGATCGCGCTCGACGTGAGCGACGAGTCCGCCGTCGAGAGCGCCTTCGCCGCCCTGCCCGACGACGCGGGCCCGCTGCGCGGCCTGGTCAACAACGCCGGCATCGTGGCGCCGACCGCCACCGTCGCCGAGCTCCGTGCCGACCGGATCCGGCGGGTCCTCGAGGTCAACGTGCTCGGCTCGCTGCTCTGCTCCCGGGAGGCGGTGCTCCGGATGTCGACCGATCGAGGGGGAGCGGGCGGCGCCGTGGTCAACGTGTCCTCCCGCGCTGCCGTGCTCGGCGCGCCCGGCGAGTATGTCGACTACGCCGCGTCGAAGGCGGCCCTCGACGCCGTCACCCGCGGGCTGGCCGTCGAGACCGCCGGGCAGGGGATCCGGGTCAACAGTGTGCGCCTCGGACTCATCGACACCGAGATCCACGCTCGCAACGGCGAGCCGACCCGGCTCGCCCGGCTCGCGCCGGCGGTGCCGATGGGCCGCCCCGGCACCACCGCCGAGGCGGCCGCGGCCATCTGCTGGCTGCTGGACGACGCGTCGTCGTACACGACCGGTGCGGTGCTCGACGTGGCGGGCGGCCGGTGA